A single Fodinibius saliphilus DNA region contains:
- a CDS encoding CynX/NimT family MFS transporter: MAASSPFEQNSTAKNILLIAGIVLIAVNLRPALAGVGPLISTIRETTGLSNTLLGLLTTLPLLAFGVLSTLTPLFTRKLGIEGTLALAMGLLSGGILLRVIPGNLPLFGGTLLLGIAIAFGNVLLPSLVKRDFPNHTGIMTSVYSSMLGIGATLAAGISVPLAQDWGLGWRWSLGAWAFLAILALIIWLPQLKNLTLPKHDRSFIQAMKDLGGNTLAWQVALFMGLQSLAFYVILAWLPEILQDRGLNANTAGWMLSLSQGMGVVGTILIPVWAEKISDQRILVWVLMICEAVSLGGLMLPDAFLVSVWASLIGLALGGSFGLALLFIVLRTQDSETATELSGMAQSIGYLLAAVGPTLFGALHDLTHAWFVPLLFLFVILIAKLIFGLGAGRPQEVR; the protein is encoded by the coding sequence ATGGCCGCATCATCACCCTTTGAACAAAATTCGACTGCCAAAAACATTCTGCTTATTGCCGGCATTGTGCTCATTGCCGTAAATCTGCGCCCGGCACTGGCAGGCGTAGGTCCCCTGATTAGTACTATCCGCGAGACCACCGGTCTTTCCAATACCCTACTGGGATTACTGACCACCCTGCCGCTGCTTGCCTTTGGCGTGCTTTCTACGCTCACGCCCCTTTTTACGCGCAAGCTGGGTATCGAAGGCACCCTGGCGCTGGCCATGGGCCTACTTTCCGGTGGAATATTACTGCGCGTAATTCCCGGCAACCTGCCTCTTTTCGGCGGCACCCTGCTGCTGGGTATTGCTATCGCTTTCGGAAATGTATTGCTGCCCAGTCTGGTCAAGCGTGACTTCCCCAACCATACCGGTATTATGACAAGCGTCTACTCCAGCATGTTGGGTATTGGCGCTACCCTGGCCGCAGGCATCAGCGTACCGCTGGCCCAGGACTGGGGATTGGGCTGGCGCTGGTCACTAGGCGCTTGGGCCTTCCTTGCAATCCTGGCTTTAATAATCTGGCTGCCCCAGCTTAAAAACCTGACGCTACCCAAACATGACCGCAGTTTTATACAGGCGATGAAAGATCTGGGCGGCAATACGCTGGCCTGGCAGGTAGCCCTGTTTATGGGACTGCAGTCGCTGGCTTTTTATGTGATTTTGGCGTGGCTGCCCGAAATACTGCAGGACCGTGGCCTCAATGCCAATACCGCCGGCTGGATGCTTTCGCTCTCCCAGGGTATGGGCGTGGTAGGCACCATTCTGATTCCCGTTTGGGCCGAAAAGATCAGCGACCAGCGTATACTGGTATGGGTACTGATGATCTGCGAGGCAGTTAGCCTTGGCGGACTGATGCTGCCGGATGCCTTCCTGGTAAGTGTATGGGCCTCGCTCATTGGCCTGGCCTTGGGCGGCAGCTTTGGACTGGCCCTGCTGTTTATTGTACTACGCACCCAAGACTCCGAAACTGCCACCGAGCTTTCGGGCATGGCCCAGTCGATCGGCTACTTGCTGGCCGCGGTGGGTCCCACCCTCTTTGGCGCCCTCCATGACCTTACCCACGCCTGGTTTGTCCCGCTGCTGTTCCTGTTTGTGATCTTGATTGCCAAGCTGATCTTCGGCCTCGGCGCCGGCCGCCCGCAAGAGGTGAGGTAG
- a CDS encoding zinc-binding dehydrogenase produces MRQIVNTANGSYDVLEVQEVPDLVPQSDELIIDVKASGLNFADILARKGQYPDAPPKPCVVGYEVSGRVREVGNNIREDWIGKEVLAFTRFKGQAEQVAVKPGQVFEKPESLSFVDAAVIPVNYITAYLLIEVMGSLQSYESILIHNVGGGVGIAALDIAQHIGATTYGTASRRKHDFLRDRGLDYAIDYRNKDWYEELMALTDGRGVELITDPLGGKEWKRSYNALRSTGRLGMFGVSSASDSSSGSFRATWNMLKTVIQMPFYHPLPLINKNKGVFGVNLGHLWHEGDKANTWIRKIMAGVEEGWVNPHVDTTFSFDDVDKAHRYIEERQNIGKVILEP; encoded by the coding sequence ATGAGACAAATTGTTAATACGGCCAACGGAAGTTATGATGTTTTGGAAGTACAGGAAGTACCGGATCTCGTTCCCCAATCGGATGAGTTGATTATTGATGTAAAGGCGTCGGGCCTCAATTTTGCGGATATCTTAGCGCGGAAGGGACAATACCCTGATGCCCCGCCCAAACCGTGTGTGGTTGGATATGAAGTGTCGGGCAGGGTGCGTGAGGTCGGCAACAATATTCGTGAAGATTGGATCGGCAAGGAGGTGTTGGCGTTTACTCGTTTTAAGGGACAGGCCGAACAGGTGGCGGTAAAGCCCGGGCAGGTATTTGAAAAGCCGGAGTCGCTTTCTTTTGTGGATGCGGCTGTGATCCCTGTTAATTATATCACCGCTTATCTGCTTATTGAGGTAATGGGGTCGCTGCAGTCGTATGAGTCTATTTTGATCCATAATGTGGGGGGCGGGGTAGGTATTGCGGCCCTGGATATAGCCCAGCACATCGGGGCTACTACTTATGGTACGGCGAGCCGCCGCAAGCATGATTTTCTGCGTGATCGCGGTTTGGATTATGCGATCGACTATCGCAATAAGGATTGGTATGAGGAGCTAATGGCCCTGACTGATGGTAGGGGCGTGGAGCTTATTACGGATCCGTTGGGAGGCAAGGAGTGGAAGCGAAGCTATAATGCGCTTCGGTCCACCGGTCGTCTGGGGATGTTTGGAGTATCATCGGCCAGTGACAGTAGTTCCGGTAGTTTCAGGGCAACATGGAATATGCTGAAGACGGTAATACAGATGCCGTTTTATCACCCGCTCCCGCTGATCAACAAGAATAAGGGGGTTTTTGGCGTTAACCTGGGGCATTTATGGCATGAAGGGGATAAGGCAAATACGTGGATCCGAAAGATCATGGCGGGCGTTGAAGAAGGCTGGGTGAATCCCCATGTGGATACAACGTTTAGCTTTGATGATGTGGATAAAGCGCATCGCTATATTGAGGAGCGCCAAAATATCGGTAAAGTAATTTTGGAGCCTTAA
- a CDS encoding 5' nucleotidase, NT5C type yields MEIVYVDMDNVLVDFPWGVDQLSDELKKEYEGDLDEIPNFFNDLPPIDGAIDGFRALSSEYETYILSTAPWGNPTAWIDKVRWVQRHLPETGYKRLILSHNKHLNRGDYLIDDRTANGAGEFEGEHIQFGKAPFQDWDAVLNYLLG; encoded by the coding sequence ATGGAAATAGTATATGTAGATATGGATAACGTCCTCGTAGATTTCCCATGGGGCGTAGATCAGCTCTCCGATGAGCTCAAAAAAGAGTATGAGGGCGACCTCGATGAGATTCCTAATTTTTTTAATGATTTGCCACCTATTGATGGAGCTATTGATGGGTTTCGGGCCCTTAGCAGTGAGTATGAAACCTATATATTATCAACGGCCCCTTGGGGCAACCCCACCGCGTGGATTGATAAGGTTCGTTGGGTGCAGCGGCATCTGCCCGAGACCGGGTACAAGCGCTTGATTCTGAGTCACAATAAGCATCTTAACAGGGGCGATTACCTGATCGACGACCGAACGGCTAACGGCGCAGGTGAATTTGAGGGCGAACATATTCAGTTCGGGAAGGCCCCCTTCCAGGATTGGGATGCGGTGCTCAATTATCTGCTGGGCTAG
- a CDS encoding Acg family FMN-binding oxidoreductase produces MINLNTLERLVEYGIQAPSGHNTQPWIFSLEDDEIRIYPDFDRAMPIIDTDQHELFIALGCATENIAIAATSMGIRPRITVMQSKNSDDYISISLTKEPTIEVDKLVDVIKVRQTRRNKYEDSNVPKEDLEALENAFDFRGVEVLTFVGSEEMSEIKPFVLSANNKQFKNDDYIEEVIRWRRFSKQKAKVKGDGLQAKCLGHSPVPSFVGSMMMKHFVSAKSEARRWSKMIDASAGLMLFTVAHNNISHWVRLGRAFQRFALTATKLGISHAHVNMPCEVPKIRKALAYRLNLVGLTPLLLIRFGYSGTMPYSERRDLDEVIRR; encoded by the coding sequence ATGATTAATTTAAACACCCTCGAGAGACTAGTAGAATACGGTATACAGGCACCGTCAGGACATAATACGCAACCTTGGATCTTCTCACTTGAAGACGATGAGATTCGTATTTACCCGGATTTTGATCGTGCTATGCCGATCATAGACACCGATCAACACGAACTGTTCATAGCCTTGGGATGTGCAACTGAAAATATTGCTATTGCGGCCACCTCTATGGGCATTCGTCCTCGCATAACTGTGATGCAATCTAAAAACAGTGATGATTATATATCGATTTCCCTAACAAAAGAACCCACTATTGAGGTTGATAAATTAGTGGATGTAATAAAAGTACGGCAAACCAGAAGGAATAAATATGAAGATAGTAATGTGCCCAAAGAAGATCTGGAAGCGTTAGAGAACGCTTTTGATTTCAGGGGAGTAGAAGTCTTGACCTTTGTGGGTTCAGAGGAGATGAGTGAGATAAAGCCGTTTGTTTTATCAGCAAATAACAAGCAGTTTAAAAACGATGATTATATTGAAGAGGTGATACGGTGGAGACGTTTTTCTAAACAGAAAGCAAAAGTAAAGGGTGATGGTTTGCAGGCAAAATGTTTAGGGCACTCTCCTGTGCCTTCCTTTGTCGGTTCAATGATGATGAAGCACTTTGTTTCGGCTAAAAGCGAAGCACGGCGTTGGTCAAAAATGATTGATGCTTCGGCGGGATTAATGCTTTTTACGGTTGCTCACAATAATATTTCTCATTGGGTACGTTTGGGACGGGCGTTTCAGCGTTTTGCGCTTACGGCCACCAAGTTAGGTATTAGCCATGCCCATGTAAATATGCCGTGCGAGGTACCTAAGATTCGTAAAGCACTTGCGTATCGGCTTAATTTGGTGGGGTTAACTCCATTACTGCTTATCCGTTTTGGTTATTCTGGTACTATGCCCTATTCTGAGCGAAGAGATTTAGATGAAGTAATAAGAAGGTAG
- a CDS encoding alpha/beta fold hydrolase, producing the protein MLYYKTYHKSDEAEWVVFVHGAGGSSSIWFKQLKAYKEEFNVLMVDLRGHGKSKGMLQQYYENEYSFKMASQDIIDVIDDAGIEKAHFVGVSLGTIIIRTIGEMQPERVRSMVMCGAIMRLNIRSRFLVSLGHLFKKVVPFMWLYKLFAWIILPKKRHSESRNLFIREAKKLYKKEFMKWFNMTHEVNPLLKYFREKELEIPTLYVMGSEDYLFLPPIKKIVDDHKKSVLEVVKKCGHVVNVEQPETFNEVSLNFLKSDGLPSNC; encoded by the coding sequence ATGCTATATTATAAAACATATCACAAAAGTGACGAGGCCGAATGGGTCGTCTTTGTCCATGGCGCCGGTGGCAGCTCTTCTATATGGTTTAAACAGCTCAAAGCCTATAAAGAAGAGTTTAATGTTCTTATGGTTGACCTTCGCGGGCATGGCAAATCGAAAGGAATGCTCCAGCAGTACTACGAAAACGAGTATTCTTTTAAGATGGCCAGCCAAGACATCATTGACGTTATCGATGATGCAGGTATCGAAAAAGCTCATTTTGTTGGGGTTTCACTAGGCACTATCATTATACGAACAATCGGTGAAATGCAGCCTGAACGGGTACGGTCTATGGTCATGTGCGGGGCCATCATGCGGCTAAATATTCGCTCTCGGTTCCTTGTTTCACTGGGACACCTTTTCAAAAAAGTAGTGCCCTTTATGTGGTTGTACAAACTTTTTGCGTGGATTATCTTGCCCAAAAAACGGCACTCCGAATCGAGAAACCTATTTATAAGAGAAGCAAAAAAGCTATATAAAAAAGAGTTTATGAAATGGTTTAATATGACCCATGAAGTAAACCCGTTGCTAAAATATTTTCGCGAAAAAGAGCTGGAAATACCCACCTTGTATGTAATGGGCAGTGAAGATTATCTCTTTCTTCCCCCTATCAAAAAGATCGTGGATGACCACAAAAAATCGGTCTTAGAAGTCGTAAAAAAGTGCGGCCATGTAGTAAATGTAGAACAACCGGAAACCTTTAATGAGGTTTCACTCAACTTTCTTAAATCAGACGGCTTACCTTCCAACTGCTAA